A DNA window from Sphingopyxis macrogoltabida contains the following coding sequences:
- a CDS encoding putative bifunctional diguanylate cyclase/phosphodiesterase, producing MTAMPRPRDRSEGAKRDIVAGGIVVAAILLFVGTGSNVMQSVIRSLIGIGGGPDNVLTSMLILNIALILFGWRRYEDLNREIVERTEAEQRARYLADTDPLTGFLNRRALMANGQQLIVDAALEKRQVALFLLDLDHFKTVNDIHGHAAGDRVLQVAAERITAVLPPSATKARLGGDEFVAMLPFEPAARDHIEALAAQLVAALEEPIFHGAQQIRTGASLGVALASEAGITMETIVRQADIAMYHCKDEGRNRFCWFEPGMEMAVQVRNQIETGIRSGMPRGEFVPHFEPQVDIASGRLLGFEMLMRWESPEYGMIPPERFIPVAEESGLIGELSLQVIGRAMEIAKGWDPSIMLAVNISPQQLKDPWFSQKLTKLLVETGFPASQLEVEITESSLFENLPLVRSIVTSLKNQGVSLSLDDFGTGYSSLSHLRALPFDRIKIDRSFVAAMRGSPDAQAIVVAIVRLGESLSMPITAEGVEDEATAIELTRLGCAKGQGWYYGRAASATDTTALLAERGLMRAPVVPEGAPTPDEAPLRKSA from the coding sequence ATGACAGCGATGCCAAGACCAAGGGACCGCAGCGAAGGCGCCAAACGCGACATCGTCGCGGGCGGCATCGTCGTCGCCGCCATCCTGCTGTTCGTCGGCACCGGCAGCAATGTGATGCAATCGGTGATCCGGTCGCTGATCGGCATCGGCGGCGGCCCCGATAATGTGCTCACCTCGATGCTGATCCTCAATATCGCGCTGATCCTGTTCGGCTGGCGCCGTTACGAGGATCTCAATCGCGAGATCGTCGAACGCACCGAGGCCGAACAACGCGCGCGCTATCTGGCCGACACCGACCCGCTGACGGGTTTCCTGAACCGCCGCGCGCTGATGGCGAACGGGCAGCAGTTGATCGTCGATGCGGCGCTGGAAAAGCGGCAGGTCGCCCTGTTCCTGCTCGACCTCGATCATTTCAAGACGGTCAACGACATCCACGGCCACGCCGCGGGCGACCGCGTGCTGCAGGTGGCGGCCGAGCGCATCACGGCGGTGCTGCCGCCGAGCGCGACCAAGGCGCGGCTCGGCGGCGACGAATTCGTCGCGATGCTGCCGTTCGAACCCGCGGCGCGCGACCATATCGAAGCGCTCGCGGCGCAGCTTGTCGCCGCGCTCGAGGAACCGATCTTTCACGGCGCGCAACAAATCCGCACCGGCGCTTCGCTCGGCGTCGCGCTGGCGAGCGAGGCGGGGATCACGATGGAAACGATCGTCCGCCAGGCCGACATCGCCATGTATCATTGCAAGGACGAGGGGCGGAACCGTTTCTGCTGGTTCGAGCCCGGCATGGAAATGGCGGTGCAGGTCCGCAACCAGATCGAAACCGGGATTCGCAGCGGCATGCCGCGCGGCGAATTCGTCCCCCATTTCGAGCCGCAGGTCGACATCGCGAGCGGCCGCCTGCTCGGTTTCGAGATGCTGATGCGCTGGGAATCGCCCGAATATGGCATGATCCCGCCCGAACGCTTCATTCCGGTCGCCGAGGAAAGCGGACTGATCGGCGAATTGTCGCTGCAGGTCATCGGCCGCGCGATGGAAATCGCCAAGGGCTGGGACCCGTCGATCATGCTCGCGGTCAATATCTCGCCGCAGCAGCTCAAGGATCCGTGGTTCAGCCAGAAGCTCACCAAGCTGCTCGTCGAAACGGGCTTCCCGGCCAGCCAACTCGAGGTCGAGATCACCGAAAGTTCGCTGTTCGAGAATCTGCCGCTCGTCCGCTCGATCGTCACGAGCCTCAAGAATCAGGGCGTGTCGCTGAGCCTCGACGATTTCGGCACCGGTTACAGCTCGCTGTCGCACCTCCGCGCGCTGCCCTTCGACCGGATCAAGATCGACCGCAGCTTCGTCGCCGCGATGCGCGGCAGCCCCGACGCGCAGGCGATCGTCGTCGCGATCGTCCGGCTGGGCGAAAGCCTGTCGATGCCGATCACTGCGGAGGGGGTCGAGGATGAAGCGACCGCGATCGAACTGACGCGGCTCGGCTGCGCCAAGGGTCAGGGCTGGTATTACGGACGCGCGGCTTCCGCCACCGACACCACCGCCCTGCTCGCCGAACGCGGGCTGATGCGCGCGCCGGTGGTGCCCGAAGGCGCTCCGACGCCCGACGAAGCCCCGCTGCGCAAGAGCGCGTGA
- a CDS encoding LysR substrate-binding domain-containing protein gives MPKLPPLAAIRTFEAAGRLQNFSRAAEELGMTQAAVSYQVRQLEDRLGRALFVREKGRVRLSETGLRLLPAVSNAFALMSDAFAALGSDEADVLTISAMTTFGGTWLGARIGGFQLAYPDLAVRMSMNNDLVDFDATNVDVAIRVGRGPWPRLRADFLYRSHVTPICAPAFRDANRIERPEDLLRVERLAPNDPWWAGWLAAAGVDAVPAPQRSGVELDSQLQEASAVQAGFGIAMMTPLLWRAELDAGRLVQPFETLYEPGTAHYLVHRENRVGVRKIERFREWLRAELEKDRHLLAEPLWTPLP, from the coding sequence ATGCCCAAACTGCCGCCCCTTGCCGCGATACGGACCTTCGAGGCGGCAGGACGCCTACAGAATTTCTCGCGCGCTGCCGAGGAGCTGGGGATGACGCAGGCGGCGGTCAGCTATCAGGTCCGCCAATTGGAAGACCGGCTCGGTCGGGCGCTGTTCGTGCGCGAGAAGGGGCGGGTGCGCCTGTCGGAGACCGGGCTGCGGCTGCTCCCCGCGGTCAGCAATGCCTTTGCGTTGATGAGCGACGCTTTCGCCGCGCTCGGCAGCGACGAGGCCGATGTGCTGACGATCAGCGCGATGACGACCTTCGGCGGCACCTGGCTCGGGGCGCGCATCGGCGGCTTCCAGCTCGCCTATCCCGATCTTGCGGTGCGCATGTCGATGAACAACGACCTCGTCGATTTCGACGCGACCAACGTCGACGTCGCGATCCGCGTCGGCCGCGGGCCGTGGCCCAGGCTGCGCGCCGACTTCCTCTATCGCAGCCATGTCACACCGATCTGTGCCCCGGCCTTTCGCGACGCTAACCGCATCGAACGGCCCGAGGACCTGCTGCGCGTCGAGCGGCTCGCGCCCAACGACCCATGGTGGGCCGGCTGGCTCGCCGCCGCCGGGGTCGACGCGGTGCCCGCTCCGCAGCGCAGCGGCGTCGAACTCGACAGCCAGCTTCAGGAAGCGAGCGCGGTGCAGGCGGGCTTCGGCATCGCGATGATGACACCGCTGCTGTGGCGCGCCGAACTCGACGCCGGACGCCTCGTCCAGCCCTTCGAGACGCTCTACGAACCGGGAACCGCCCATTATCTCGTTCACCGCGAAAACCGCGTCGGGGTGCGCAAGATCGAACGTTTCCGCGAATGGCTGCGTGCCGAACTGGAGAAGGATCGCCACCTGCTCGCCGAGCCGCTATGGACGCCGCTGCCATGA
- a CDS encoding aspartate-semialdehyde dehydrogenase, which produces MGYRIVVAGATGNVGREVLAILAEREFPYDELAAVASSRSQGDEIEIGDTGKTVKCQNIENFDWSGWDMAIFAIGSDATAIHAPKAAAAGCVVIDNSSLYRMDPDVPLIVPEVNPDAIDGYTKRNIIANPNCSTAQMVVALKPLHDAATIKRVVVSTYQSVSGAGKAGMDELWNQTRQIFVGDEKDINKFTKQIAFNVIPHIDKFLDDGSTKEEWKMVVETKKILDPKIKVTATCVRVPVFVGHSEAINIEMEDELSAEDAQRILREAPGVVLHDKREDGGYITPVECVGDFATFVSRVREDPTVENGLNLWCVSDNLRKGAALNAVQIAELLGRRHLKKG; this is translated from the coding sequence ATGGGTTATCGTATCGTTGTCGCCGGAGCCACGGGCAATGTCGGGCGCGAAGTGCTCGCCATTCTCGCCGAGCGCGAATTTCCCTACGACGAACTGGCGGCGGTCGCCTCGTCGCGCAGCCAGGGCGACGAGATCGAAATCGGCGATACCGGCAAAACCGTGAAGTGCCAGAATATCGAGAATTTCGACTGGTCGGGATGGGACATGGCGATTTTCGCGATCGGGAGTGACGCGACCGCGATCCACGCGCCGAAGGCGGCCGCGGCGGGCTGCGTCGTGATCGACAACTCGTCGCTCTATCGTATGGACCCCGACGTCCCGCTGATCGTGCCCGAGGTGAACCCCGACGCGATCGACGGCTATACGAAGCGTAACATCATCGCGAACCCCAATTGCTCGACCGCGCAGATGGTCGTCGCGCTGAAGCCGCTCCACGACGCGGCGACGATCAAGCGCGTCGTTGTCTCGACCTATCAGTCGGTGTCGGGCGCGGGCAAGGCGGGCATGGACGAGCTGTGGAACCAGACGCGCCAGATCTTCGTCGGCGACGAAAAGGACATCAACAAGTTTACCAAGCAGATCGCCTTCAACGTCATCCCGCACATCGACAAGTTCCTCGACGACGGCTCGACGAAGGAAGAATGGAAGATGGTCGTCGAAACCAAGAAGATCCTCGACCCGAAGATCAAGGTCACTGCGACCTGCGTCCGCGTGCCGGTGTTCGTCGGCCATTCGGAAGCGATCAACATCGAGATGGAGGACGAACTGTCGGCCGAGGACGCGCAGCGCATCCTGCGCGAGGCGCCCGGCGTCGTGCTCCACGACAAGCGCGAAGACGGCGGCTACATCACCCCCGTCGAATGCGTCGGCGACTTCGCCACCTTCGTGTCGCGTGTCCGTGAAGACCCGACGGTCGAAAACGGCCTCAACCTCTGGTGCGTTTCGGATAACCTCCGCAAGGGTGCGGCGCTGAACGCGGTGCAGATCGCCGAACTGCTCGGCCGTCGCCACCTCAAGAAGGGCTGA
- a CDS encoding DUF1287 domain-containing protein, protein MNQPSIPVQPSRRAFIGAALALGVAAGWPGSAKAATPAQRLIAAARGQVGVTLTYDPAYTVLAFPGGDVARVKGVCTDVLIRAYRDALDVDLQALVNADMRGAFSAYPKNWGLRRPDRNIDHRRVPNLATYWTRQRARLPVSSDPADWRPGDIFTAMTGGRFPHTGIVSDRTSAAGRPLIIHNIGRGAREEDALFDHPLTGHFRWKV, encoded by the coding sequence TTGAACCAGCCGTCCATCCCCGTTCAGCCGTCGCGGCGCGCCTTCATCGGCGCGGCGCTGGCGCTTGGCGTGGCGGCGGGCTGGCCGGGCAGCGCGAAGGCGGCAACCCCCGCGCAGCGGCTGATCGCGGCGGCGCGGGGGCAGGTCGGCGTCACGCTGACCTATGATCCCGCCTATACGGTGCTCGCCTTTCCGGGCGGCGATGTCGCACGGGTCAAGGGCGTGTGCACTGACGTCCTGATCCGCGCCTATCGCGACGCGCTGGATGTCGACCTGCAGGCGCTGGTCAACGCCGACATGCGCGGCGCCTTTTCCGCCTATCCGAAAAACTGGGGGCTGCGGCGCCCCGACCGCAATATCGATCACCGCCGGGTGCCGAACCTCGCGACCTATTGGACGCGCCAGCGGGCGCGGCTGCCGGTGTCCAGCGATCCCGCCGACTGGCGGCCGGGCGACATCTTCACCGCGATGACCGGCGGCCGCTTTCCGCACACCGGGATCGTCTCGGATCGAACTAGCGCAGCGGGCCGCCCGCTGATCATCCATAATATCGGCCGCGGGGCGCGCGAGGAAGACGCGCTCTTCGACCATCCGCTGACCGGCCATTTTCGCTGGAAAGTCTGA
- a CDS encoding serine hydrolase domain-containing protein, which produces MRWKSGFVFALMLGVAAPATAQEPAPKTLDQLAPEIDALFVKYQAEQHIPGMVYGVVKDGKLAYVKGVGVQNIADKRPVTPDSLFRIASMTKAFTALSILKLRDDGKLRLDDLAEQYVPEMKGWTYPTADSPRIRIRDLLQHVGGFVTDDPWGDRQQVLPQDEFTKLIAAGVPFSRVPQSQHEYSNFGYALLGRIVARASGVAYTDYVRQTILTPLGMTSSGFDAPGAPKARYALGYRWEDDKWSAEPEMVDGAFNAMGGLQVSASDYAKWVAFLLSAWPARDDADTGPVKRATVREMAQGLNFVSVTNRIGASGATACKQAAAYGMGWRVAQDCDLGLTMAHGGGYPGYGSHVMLMPDHGVGVFALSNRTYAGPSAPAWDTAVLMEQAGLLPDRAVPVSPSVADMFAAARGAYAAGNLAPLDGKLAMNFLLDRSAENWAAEFARLKTEVGECPAAEPLAPMGAMSTAFRLNCDKGKLDGMLLLAPTTPATLQALRLRVVPAEQP; this is translated from the coding sequence ATGCGCTGGAAATCGGGTTTCGTTTTCGCTCTCATGCTCGGCGTTGCGGCGCCTGCGACGGCACAGGAGCCCGCTCCCAAAACCCTCGACCAGCTCGCTCCCGAAATCGACGCGCTCTTCGTCAAATATCAGGCCGAACAGCATATTCCCGGCATGGTCTATGGCGTCGTCAAGGATGGCAAGCTCGCCTATGTAAAGGGCGTCGGCGTCCAGAATATCGCCGACAAGCGTCCCGTCACTCCCGACAGCCTGTTTCGCATCGCGTCGATGACCAAGGCGTTCACCGCGCTGTCGATCCTCAAGCTGCGCGACGACGGCAAGCTCCGCCTCGACGACCTTGCCGAGCAATATGTGCCGGAAATGAAGGGCTGGACCTATCCGACCGCCGACAGCCCGCGCATCCGAATCCGCGACCTGCTCCAGCATGTCGGCGGTTTCGTCACCGACGACCCGTGGGGCGACCGGCAACAGGTGCTGCCGCAGGACGAATTTACGAAACTGATCGCCGCAGGCGTGCCGTTCAGCCGCGTACCGCAGAGCCAACATGAATATTCGAACTTCGGCTATGCCCTGCTCGGCCGCATCGTCGCCAGAGCGTCGGGCGTGGCCTACACCGACTATGTCCGGCAGACGATCCTGACCCCGCTCGGCATGACGAGCAGCGGCTTCGATGCGCCGGGGGCGCCGAAGGCGCGCTATGCGCTCGGCTATCGCTGGGAAGATGACAAATGGTCCGCCGAGCCGGAGATGGTCGACGGCGCCTTCAACGCCATGGGCGGGCTGCAGGTCAGCGCCAGCGACTATGCCAAATGGGTCGCCTTCCTGCTCTCGGCCTGGCCGGCGCGCGACGACGCCGACACCGGCCCGGTCAAGCGCGCGACGGTGCGCGAAATGGCGCAGGGGCTCAACTTCGTCTCGGTCACCAACCGCATCGGGGCGAGCGGCGCGACCGCCTGCAAGCAAGCCGCCGCCTATGGCATGGGCTGGCGCGTCGCGCAGGATTGCGACCTCGGCCTCACCATGGCGCATGGCGGCGGCTATCCCGGTTACGGCAGCCATGTGATGCTGATGCCCGACCATGGCGTCGGCGTCTTCGCACTGTCGAACCGCACCTATGCGGGGCCGTCGGCGCCGGCATGGGATACCGCGGTGCTGATGGAGCAGGCGGGATTGCTTCCCGACCGCGCGGTGCCCGTCTCGCCGTCGGTGGCCGACATGTTCGCCGCGGCGCGCGGCGCTTATGCTGCGGGCAATCTCGCGCCGCTCGACGGCAAGCTGGCGATGAATTTCCTGCTCGATCGTTCGGCGGAAAACTGGGCCGCCGAATTTGCGCGGCTGAAAACCGAAGTCGGCGAATGCCCGGCCGCCGAACCGCTTGCGCCGATGGGGGCGATGTCGACCGCCTTTCGCCTGAACTGCGACAAGGGCAAGCTCGACGGCATGCTGCTGCTCGCCCCGACCACGCCCGCAACGCTGCAGGCGCTGCGCTTGCGTGTGGTGCCGGCCGAACAGCCCTGA
- the rimM gene encoding ribosome maturation factor RimM (Essential for efficient processing of 16S rRNA), giving the protein MADAHRPVTLAAIAGAHGVRGEVRLKLFGEGAEALRAFSVLNAGERTLTLKSVRPANQGAVATFAEVADRSAAEALRGTVLTVPRSALPPLGPGEYYHHDLIGLPCISTDGNAIGHVAAVENFGAGDILEIEKPAEPGKKPVRFMVPMNVQAVPAWSEDGLTVNAAFVE; this is encoded by the coding sequence TTGGCCGACGCCCATCGCCCCGTCACCCTTGCCGCCATCGCCGGCGCGCACGGGGTGCGGGGCGAGGTGCGTCTCAAATTGTTCGGCGAAGGCGCGGAAGCTCTCCGCGCCTTTTCCGTTTTGAATGCAGGCGAGCGTACGCTCACACTCAAATCGGTGCGTCCCGCCAATCAGGGCGCCGTCGCGACTTTCGCCGAAGTGGCCGACCGCAGCGCCGCCGAGGCGCTGCGCGGCACCGTGCTCACCGTGCCGCGCTCGGCGTTGCCGCCACTTGGGCCGGGCGAATATTATCACCACGATCTGATCGGCCTGCCGTGCATCTCGACCGACGGGAACGCGATCGGCCATGTCGCCGCGGTCGAGAATTTTGGCGCCGGCGACATCCTCGAAATCGAGAAGCCGGCCGAGCCCGGCAAAAAGCCCGTCCGCTTCATGGTGCCGATGAACGTCCAGGCGGTGCCGGCGTGGAGCGAAGACGGGCTGACCGTGAACGCGGCATTCGTCGAATAG
- a CDS encoding sensor domain-containing diguanylate cyclase has translation MRRWARAAAAGVVLWGTAVPARAQSSFADATTMNWDGALTGMFLGLLLFSLAYNAAFFALLRERFLIWQSARTLSYFALAIGLSPLAMGPALAPDSFARQIWICVLFDLGVVFSGPFLRAYLEPGTVHKRLYPLLGWPPFLILLTTPAALMAGPPLYFAIRSAVLLAMLALCIATVVIAIARGSRTARYQAAAWSGIAAVYGVSLFHDIVLHTPFELFLFALFPALGLEVMLTAFGILDRLVRLRQERQEARAQAEAMRVIAHTDPLTGLPNRRAIEASFNDDPPVAIAIVDLDHFKAINDHHGHDVGDRVIFAAGVALGSGSALAARIGGEEFALLFRCEAGEVAGEAERLRQRVGAYIAQMVPSLKRPVTASMGLVHISRDTSFGAAMKSADINLYAAKESGRDRVVFIEAAAA, from the coding sequence ATGAGGCGATGGGCGCGAGCGGCGGCTGCGGGCGTGGTGCTTTGGGGCACCGCGGTCCCGGCGCGCGCGCAATCCTCGTTCGCCGACGCAACGACCATGAACTGGGATGGCGCGCTGACCGGCATGTTCCTCGGGCTGCTGCTTTTCTCGCTCGCCTATAACGCCGCCTTCTTCGCGCTGCTGCGCGAACGCTTCCTGATCTGGCAGAGCGCACGCACGCTCAGCTATTTCGCCCTCGCCATCGGGCTGTCGCCGCTGGCCATGGGACCGGCGCTGGCACCCGACAGCTTTGCGCGCCAGATATGGATTTGCGTGCTATTCGACCTTGGCGTCGTCTTTTCGGGCCCCTTCCTGCGCGCCTACCTCGAGCCCGGAACGGTGCATAAGCGCCTCTATCCGCTGCTCGGCTGGCCGCCCTTTCTGATCCTCCTCACGACGCCGGCGGCGCTGATGGCAGGCCCGCCGCTCTATTTCGCAATACGCAGCGCGGTGCTGCTCGCGATGCTCGCGCTCTGCATCGCGACCGTCGTGATCGCGATCGCGCGCGGCAGCCGCACCGCGCGCTATCAGGCCGCGGCGTGGAGCGGCATCGCCGCGGTCTATGGCGTCAGCCTGTTCCACGACATCGTCCTGCACACGCCGTTCGAGTTGTTCCTGTTCGCGCTGTTTCCGGCGCTCGGGCTCGAGGTGATGCTGACCGCGTTCGGCATCCTCGACCGGCTGGTGCGGCTGCGGCAGGAACGGCAGGAGGCGCGCGCGCAGGCCGAGGCGATGCGCGTCATCGCGCACACCGACCCGCTGACCGGCCTGCCCAACCGCCGCGCGATCGAGGCGAGCTTCAACGACGATCCCCCGGTGGCGATCGCCATCGTCGATCTCGACCATTTCAAGGCGATCAACGACCATCACGGCCACGACGTCGGCGACCGGGTGATCTTCGCCGCCGGGGTTGCCTTGGGGTCGGGAAGCGCGCTCGCCGCAAGGATCGGCGGCGAGGAATTTGCGCTGCTGTTCCGCTGCGAAGCGGGCGAGGTAGCGGGCGAGGCCGAACGGCTGCGCCAGCGCGTCGGCGCCTATATCGCGCAGATGGTGCCGTCGCTGAAGCGGCCGGTGACCGCGAGCATGGGACTGGTCCATATCAGCCGCGACACAAGCTTTGGGGCGGCAATGAAATCGGCCGACATCAACCTTTATGCCGCGAAGGAAAGCGGCCGCGACCGGGTGGTGTTTATCGAAGCCGCCGCGGCCTAG
- the trmD gene encoding tRNA (guanosine(37)-N1)-methyltransferase TrmD — MTFTAVPLTLYPDMFPGPLGHSMAGRALESGTWNCAPVQIRDFATDRHRTVDDTPAGGGAGMVLKADVLAAAIDHAVAAHPGLPLLAMTPRGTPITQARVRRLAAGPGAIILCGRFEGFDERIFEARAIEEVSMGDIILSGGEMGALLLLDACIRLLPGVMGAASSGDDESFENGLLEYPHYTRPVTWEGRTIPEVLRSGDHAKIAAWRKQQAEDHTRLRRPDLWERHEGARARPASGARRKEKD; from the coding sequence ATGACCTTCACCGCCGTTCCCTTGACGCTCTATCCCGACATGTTCCCCGGTCCGCTGGGGCACAGCATGGCGGGGCGGGCGCTCGAAAGCGGGACGTGGAACTGCGCGCCGGTGCAGATCCGCGATTTCGCGACCGACAGGCATCGCACCGTCGACGACACCCCGGCGGGCGGCGGCGCCGGGATGGTGCTCAAGGCCGATGTGCTGGCGGCGGCAATCGATCACGCCGTGGCGGCGCATCCGGGCCTGCCGCTCCTCGCGATGACCCCGCGCGGTACCCCGATCACGCAGGCGCGCGTGCGCCGGCTGGCGGCAGGTCCCGGCGCGATCATCCTCTGCGGCCGCTTCGAGGGATTCGACGAACGGATTTTCGAGGCGCGCGCCATCGAAGAGGTGTCGATGGGCGACATCATATTGTCGGGCGGCGAGATGGGCGCGCTGCTGCTCCTCGACGCTTGCATTCGGCTGCTTCCCGGCGTAATGGGCGCGGCTTCAAGCGGGGACGACGAATCGTTCGAAAACGGTTTGCTCGAATATCCGCACTATACCCGGCCCGTCACATGGGAAGGGCGCACGATCCCCGAAGTGCTGCGATCGGGGGATCATGCGAAGATCGCGGCCTGGCGGAAACAACAGGCGGAAGATCACACACGGTTACGCAGGCCGGACCTTTGGGAGCGCCATGAGGGCGCTCGGGCCCGACCTGCCTCTGGCGCGCGGCGAAAAGAAAAGGACTAG
- the ffh gene encoding signal recognition particle protein produces MFDSLSNRLGDVFGKLRGRGALTEADVRAAMREVRIALLEADVALPVVRSFVDQVTELAIGQNVLRSVTPGQQVVKIVSDALTEMLGSETAELELAVTPPAVIMMVGLQGSGKTTTTAKIAKRLKDKERKKVLMASLDVNRPAAQEQLAVLGQQIDVATLPIVAGQQPVEIAQRALQAAKLQGYDVLMLDTAGRLHVDQQLMDEMQAVSRTANPAETLLVVDSLTGQDAVQVAQRFTDQVPLTGVVLTRMDGDARGGAALSMRAVTGKPIKFAGTGEKLDGLELFQPSRIAGRILGMGDVVSLVERAAETIQAEEAEAMAAKLAKGQFDLNDLRTQLNQMRRMGGLGALAGMIPGMKKAQAAMAQSGTDDKMLVHFDAIMGSMTPKERAKPEIITAKRKIRIANGSGTNVQQVNRVLKMHQEMSTAMKKIRKMGGLKGLGALFGKGGGIPGMGGGGMGGGGLGGLPGLGGGAIPPELANLMNKKK; encoded by the coding sequence ATGTTCGACAGTCTGAGCAATCGGCTTGGCGATGTTTTCGGGAAGCTCCGCGGCCGCGGCGCGCTGACCGAGGCCGACGTGCGCGCCGCGATGCGCGAAGTGCGAATCGCCCTGCTCGAGGCCGACGTCGCGCTGCCCGTCGTCCGCAGCTTCGTCGATCAGGTCACCGAACTCGCGATCGGCCAGAATGTCCTGCGCTCGGTCACTCCGGGACAGCAGGTCGTCAAGATCGTCAGCGACGCGCTGACCGAGATGCTCGGCTCCGAAACCGCCGAACTCGAGCTTGCCGTCACCCCGCCCGCGGTCATCATGATGGTCGGCCTGCAGGGTTCGGGCAAGACGACGACGACCGCGAAGATCGCGAAGCGGCTGAAGGACAAGGAGCGCAAGAAGGTGCTGATGGCGTCGCTCGACGTCAACCGCCCCGCCGCGCAGGAACAGCTCGCCGTCCTCGGCCAGCAGATCGACGTCGCGACGCTGCCCATCGTCGCCGGTCAGCAGCCGGTCGAGATCGCGCAGCGCGCGCTGCAGGCGGCGAAGCTGCAGGGCTATGACGTCCTGATGCTCGATACCGCGGGCCGTCTCCACGTCGACCAGCAGCTGATGGACGAGATGCAGGCGGTGTCGCGTACCGCGAACCCCGCCGAAACCCTGCTCGTCGTCGACAGCCTGACCGGTCAGGACGCGGTGCAGGTCGCGCAGCGCTTCACCGATCAGGTGCCGCTCACCGGCGTGGTGCTGACCCGCATGGATGGCGACGCCCGCGGCGGTGCTGCGCTGTCGATGCGCGCCGTCACCGGCAAGCCGATCAAGTTCGCGGGCACCGGCGAGAAGCTCGACGGGCTTGAACTTTTCCAGCCGTCACGGATCGCGGGCCGCATCCTCGGCATGGGCGACGTCGTCAGCCTTGTCGAACGTGCCGCCGAGACGATCCAGGCCGAAGAGGCCGAGGCGATGGCGGCGAAGCTGGCCAAGGGCCAGTTCGACCTCAACGACCTGCGCACGCAGCTCAACCAGATGCGCCGCATGGGCGGCCTCGGCGCGCTCGCCGGGATGATCCCCGGGATGAAGAAGGCGCAGGCGGCGATGGCGCAGAGCGGCACCGACGACAAGATGCTCGTGCATTTCGATGCGATCATGGGGTCGATGACCCCCAAAGAGCGCGCGAAGCCCGAGATCATCACCGCGAAGCGCAAGATCCGCATCGCCAACGGTTCGGGCACCAATGTGCAGCAGGTGAACCGGGTGCTGAAAATGCATCAGGAAATGTCCACCGCGATGAAGAAGATCCGCAAGATGGGCGGCCTCAAGGGGCTCGGCGCGCTGTTCGGCAAGGGCGGCGGCATTCCCGGCATGGGCGGCGGCGGAATGGGCGGTGGGGGCCTTGGCGGCCTTCCCGGCCTCGGCGGCGGGGCGATTCCGCCCGAACTCGCAAATCTTATGAATAAGAAGAAATAA
- the rplS gene encoding 50S ribosomal protein L19, which yields MNLIQTIEAEEIAKAGKTIPEFRPGDTLKVGVKVVEGERTRVQNFEGVCIARSNKGMGSNFTVRKMSFGEGVERVFPLYSPNIDSITVVRKGAVRRAKLYYLRGRTGKSARIAERREYRSEAGEG from the coding sequence ATGAACCTCATCCAGACGATCGAAGCCGAAGAAATTGCCAAGGCCGGCAAGACGATCCCCGAATTCCGCCCCGGCGACACGCTGAAGGTCGGCGTGAAGGTGGTCGAAGGCGAACGCACCCGCGTCCAGAATTTCGAAGGCGTGTGCATCGCACGCTCGAACAAGGGCATGGGCTCCAACTTCACCGTGCGCAAAATGTCGTTCGGCGAGGGTGTCGAGCGCGTCTTCCCGCTTTACTCGCCCAACATCGATTCGATTACCGTCGTCCGCAAGGGCGCTGTCCGTCGTGCGAAACTTTACTATCTGCGCGGGCGCACTGGTAAATCGGCACGTATTGCGGAGCGCCGCGAATACCGGTCGGAAGCCGGCGAAGGCTAA